In Fusarium falciforme chromosome 10, complete sequence, a single genomic region encodes these proteins:
- a CDS encoding L-iditol 2-dehydrogenase, with protein sequence MRATTLCGSDLHYFTYYRNGDFCIKEPLSPGHECAGLVVAVGSKAEQQYGVMVGDKVAVEVGVPCDDCEQCLDGNYNVCEKLRFRSSATCFPHYQGTLQQRFNHPAKWVHKLPEGISYAEGALLEPLSVAIHAVRKANAKQGASCLIVGAGAVGLLCAAVAKSSGYSNIVMADIIQNRLDFALSNGFADKVVKLPSRRAKDTEQGLAFAKEDAMNLRKENDGKTFSRVFECTGIEGCVRTSIYATRNGGKVLLIGMGTPIQTLPVSAAALREVDLVGVWRYANCYPHGIELMQRAGKGGVPDVRKLITHRFRGLDQSLEAFDMAAKTCDHNGNLVIKVVVENE encoded by the exons ATGAGGGCTACAACTCTCTGTGGCTCTGACCTTCACTATTTCACTTACTATCGGAACGGTGACTTCTGCATCAAAGAGCCCTTGAGCCCTGGACACGAATGTGCgggtctcgtcgtcgctgttgGATCCAAAGCCGAGCAGCAATATGGTGTAATGGTTGGTGATAAAGTCGCTGTCGAAGTAGGTGTACCTTGTGATGATTGTGAGCAATGCTTGGATGGAAACTACAATGTGTGCGAGAAGCTGCGCTTTCGGAGCAGTGCTACTTGTTTCCCTCACTACCAGGGCACCCTGCAGCAACGCTTCAATCATCCGGCCAAATGGGTACACAA ACTGCCTGAAGGCATATCTTATGCTGAAGGTGCCCTTCTTGAACCTCTTTCCGTTGCGATACATGCTGTACGAAAAGCGAACGCAAAGCAGGGTGCAAGCTGTCTCATTGTCGGAGCTGGGGCTGTGGGGCTTCTATGTGCTGCTGTTGCAAAGAGCTCGGGTTACAGCAACATTGTGATGGCGGATATCATACAAAACAGACTTGATTTCGCGTTGAGCAATGGATTTGCAGACAAAGTTGTCAAGCTCCCGAGTAGACGGGCGAAAGACACCGAGCAAGGCCTGGCCTTCGCCAAGGAAGACGCCATGAACTTACGAAAGGAAAACGACGGCAAGACTTTCTCAAGAGTGTTCGAGTGTACTGGCATCGAAGGATGTGTCAGGACATCTATCTAC GCAACACGTAACGGTGGCAAAGTACTCCTTATTGGGATGGGCACGCCAATTCAAACCCTGCCAGTCTCCGCTGCAGCTTTACGAGAAGTTGATTTAGTCGGAGTCTGGCGATATGCCAACTGTTATCCCCACGGGATTGAGTTGATGCAACGCGCTGGTAAGGGAGGCGTCCCTGATGTCAGGAAACTTATCACACATCGTTTCCGAGGGTTGGATCAGAGCCTGGAAGCTTTTGACATGGCCGCAAAGACTTGTGATCATAATGGAAATTTGGTTATCAAGGTAGTTGTAGAGAATGAGTAA
- a CDS encoding Transket-pyr domain-containing protein, which translates to MAQHNTAYTKICFQLSSKMTVSNQTLAPLVPPSREEKANGWPKHIDDDDQAVLVLRNLIFDICNQNNGGHGGSAIGMAAIGVALWKHTMRYNPSNPEWFNRDRFVLSNGHAAMFLYALNHLVGYDDWTMDEIKGYGSAKVDGYMTLSHAHPEIGVPGVEVTTGPLGQGIANAVGLAIASKNLSARFNRPGFDVATSRIYCMTGDGCLMEGVALEAMSIAGNLQLDNLVVIYDNNQVTCDGPLDWINVEDINSKMRASGWHVLEVDDGSYDVKKIVSALDYAGTLIKKPVFINVRTVIGLGTSSAGTFKAHHGAFDAESVAESKRLAGQDPSATHQIPSSALKYFRERKQHGQKLQSDWESLLEEYRSAHPELAEEFRKRRAGDNGDEWRRSLETIDSVQFSKNATREVNGSLMETLWKAHPALTGGGADLVNSNKITYDPAEVFHPSVGYTGRYIRYGIREHAMASISNGIAAYSPGTFLPFTATFFMFYIYAAPGVRMGALSHLPVIHIATHDSFAEGQNGPTHQPVELDSLYRAMPNLTYIRPCDAEEVIGAWMLAISKTTGPSMLSLGRDPVGPVPNTDRYKVAKGAYIVKDVENPDLILASCGTNLPHTVAASERLLASGVSTRVVSTPSFDHFDAQDQSYRETVFPLDGTPIVSVEEYVATTWARYVTASVGMKSYGYSASNPSNYNRFGLDAAGIEARVRGYLKDLDGKDARKSGWRAI; encoded by the exons TTGGCACAGCATAACACAGCATACACCAAGATTTGTTTCCAATTATCGTCGAAAATGACAGTGTCCAATCAGACCTTGGCGCCGCTAGTGCCTCCTAGCCGAGAGGAGAAGGCAAACGGCTGGCCTAAGcacatcgacgacgacgatcaAGCCGTCCTGGTGCTACGAAACCTCATTTTCGACATTTGTAACCAGAACAATGGTGGACATGGTGGGTCAGCCATTGGTATGGCCGCTATTGGTGTTGCACTATGGAAGCACACAATGCGTTACAATCCGTCGAATCCAGAATGGTTCAACAGAGACCGTTTTGTACTATCCAATG GTCACGCCGCCATGTTTTTGTATGCTCTGAACCATCTCGTCGGCTATGACGACTGGACGATGGACGAAATCAAAGGTTATGGAAGTGCTAAAGTGGATGGCTACATGACCCTTTCCCATGCTCATCCAGAAATTGGGGTTCCAGGAGTCGAAGTCACTACAGGACCCTTGGGTCAAGGTATCGCCAATGCTGTCGGTCTCGCTATTGCAAGCAAGAACCTGTCTGCGCGCTTCAACCGGCCCGGCTTCGATGTTGCCACGTCTCGTATATACTGCATGACTGGAGATGGGTGCTTGATGGAAGGAGTGGCACTGGAAGCCATGTCAATCGCTGGTAACCTTCAACTGGATAACTTGGTCGTCATCTATGACAACAATCAAGTGACTTGCGATGGACCCCTCGACTGGATCAATGTCGAGGACATTAACTCCAAGATGCGTGCAAGTGGCTGGCATGTTCTTGAAGTTGACGATGGCTCCTACGACGTCAAGAAGATTGTCTCAGCACTGGACTATGCAGGAACTCTCATCAAAAAGCCGGTCTTCATTAATGTCCGCACAGTCATTGGTCTTGGTACCTCTAGTGCTGGAACATTCAAGGCGCATCACGGTGCATTTGATGCTGAGAGTGTGGCTGAATCGAAACGTTTGGCGGGACAGGATCCCTCTGCAACGCACCAAATACCTTCTTCCGCCCTCAAGTATTTCAGAGAGAGGAAGCAACACGGTCAGAAGCTACAAAGCGACTGGGAGAGCTTGCTCGAGGAATACCGCTCAGCTCACCCCGAACTAGCCGAGGAGTTTCGAAAGAGACGAGCTGGCGACAATGGAGATGAGTGGCGCAGGAGTCTTGAGACGATAGACTCGGTGCAGTTCAGTAAGAATGCCACACGCGAGGTCAATGGATCTCTCATGGAAACGTTATGGAAAGCCCATCCCGCGCTTACTGGAGGCGGTGCGGACTTGGTCAACTCCAACAAGATTACCTATGACCCCGCCGAGGTGTTTCATCCATCTGTCGGCTATACTGGGCGATACATTCGCTACGGTATTCGCGAGCACGCTATGGCATCTATTTCGAATGGCATAGCAGCTTATAGCCCAGGTACCTTTCTTCCATTCACTGCCACATTCTTCATGTTCTACATCTAC GCTGCCCCAGGAGTTCGAATGGGTGCTCTGAGCCACCTGCCTGTGATTCATATCGCAACGCATGACTCATTTGCTGAAGGTCAAAATGGCCCAACTCATCAACCTGTCGAACTGGACTCTCTGTATCGTGCTATGCCGAACTTGACTTACATCCGACCGTGCGATGCAGAGGAAGTGATTGGTGCTTGGATGCTTGCTATCTCAAAGACTACAGGTCCTTCCATGCTTTCACTTGGGCGAGATCCAGTTGGACCAGTTCCAAACACGGATCGATATAAGGTTGCTAAGGGTGCATACATTGTCAAGGACGTTGAGAATCCTGATCTTATCTTGGCTAGCTGCGGTACCAACTTGCCCCATACTGTTGCGGCTTCTGAACGTCTACTCGCCTCAGGAGTCTCAACCAGAGTAGTGAGTACTCCAAGCTTCGACCATTTCGACGCACAGGATCAGTCGTATCGAGAGACTGTATTCCCGTTGGATGGAACCCCCATCGTGAGCGTTGAGGAGTATGTTGCAACAACCTGGGCACGTTATGTAACCGCAAGTGTTGGCATGAAGAGCTACGGTTACTCGGCTTCTAACCCCAGCAACTATAATCGATTTGGTCTTGATGCTGCAGGCATAGAGGCTAGAGTTAGGGGCTATCTGAAGGACTTGGATGGAAAAGATGCTAGGAAATCAGGATGGCGAGCGATTTAG
- a CDS encoding MFS domain-containing protein, which translates to MFLDNLQGHALMSMITFASGAGFALFGYDQGVFGAFLGNANFIETFNDPDPTLQGQITATYDLGCFAGAIFAMWFGDRMGRKLTIAWGCAILVVGAIMQTAAYHVPVMIIGRFVAGIGNGMNTTAIPVWQSETAEARHRGRFMVLQLGLNQVGNVMAQWLNYGMSHIPTNPVSWRFPLAFQCFFAILTVMFLPWLPDSPRWLAMRGRNEEAYTILKRLGGSNRSEEQTKELYDLMMNNLRHEAEMPKFGLKSLFKNDRLQTTRRMLLGAGTQFMQQFGGINIINYYLPVVFASLGVNRNLSLILGACNAINLLCSTLIGALYIESFGRKKMMVYGAAVQALCFALVSTGLGINTKQWQAVAVAFIFGYYTTFGLSWIAVPWLYPAEVNTQQMRIAGAGIATATNWISNYVVVLVTPVGISNIQWRYYLIYAVLNAAFVIIVQVFYVETAKLSLEEIDNLFERCVAFDAEEARNEGAEKDPRVVHVDDSSNNNSTRE; encoded by the coding sequence ATGTTTCTCGACAACCTCCAAGGCCATGCCTTGATGTCCATGATCACCTTCGCCTCAGGGGCAGGCTTCGCGCTCTTCGGCTACGATCAAGGAGTTTTCGGGGCCTTCCTTGGCAACGCCAATTTTATTGAGACCTTCAACGACCCCGACCCGACACTCCAGGGCCAGATCACTGCTACTTATGATCTCGGCTGCTTCGCTGGAGCTATATTTGCCATGTGGTTTGGTGACAGAATGGGCCGCAAGTTGACTATCGCATGGGGATGTGCTATCCTGGTAGTGGGAGCTATCATGCAAACAGCTGCATACCACGTCCCTGTCATGATCATAGGACGTTTCGTCGCTGGTATCGGAAATGGCATGAACACGACTGCGATCCCCGTCTGGCAATCCGAAACCGCAGAAGCTCGTCACCGAGGACGGTTCATGGTTTTGCAATTGGGACTCAACCAAGTCGGCAACGTCATGGCCCAATGGCTCAACTATGGCATGTCTCACATCCCCACCAACCCTGTCTCGTGGAGATTTCCTCTGGCTTTCCAGTGTTTCTTCGCTATACTCACTGTCATGTTCCTGCCTTGGCTCCCCGACTCACCGCGATGGCTCGCCATGCGAGGCCGCAACGAGGAGGCGTACACAATCCTGAAGAGACTTGGCGGTTCGAACAGGTCGGAAGAGCAAACAAAGGAGCTTTACGATTTGATGATGAACAATCTCCGCCATGAAGCCGAAATGCCCAAATTCGGCCTCAAGTCGCTCTTCAAGAACGATCGCCTGCAAACGACTCGACGTATGCTGCTTGGTGCTGGTACTCAATTCATGCAGCAATTTGGAGGCATCAATATCATCAACTACTATCTGCCTGTGGTGTTTGCATCGCTCGGGGTCAACCGAAACCTCTCTCTTATTCTCGGCGCCTGCAATGCCATCAACTTGCTGTGCTCAACCTTAATTGGAGCCCTGTACATCGAGTCGTTTGGAagaaagaagatgatggtctATGGCGCAGCCGTACAGGCTCTCTGCTTTGCTCTGGTGTCTACTGGTCTGGGCATCAACACTAAGCAATGGCAAGCGGTCGCCGTAGCCTTTATCTTTGGGTACTACACGACCTTTGGACTGTCTTGGATTGCTGTTCCCTGGCTCTACCCGGCAGAGGTCAACACTCAACAAATGCGTATTGCTGGAGCCGGAATCGCAACAGCTACCAACTGGATCAGTAACTACGTCGTGGTATTGGTGACACCCGTCGGGATCAGCAATATCCAGTGGAGGTATTACTTGATCTATGCGGTCTTGAACGCAGCGTTTGTTATTATTGTCCAGGTCTTCTATGTCGAGACTGCCAAGTTATCACTGGAGGAGATTGATAACCTGTTTGAGAGATGCGTTGCTTTTGATGCCGAGGAAGCTCGAAATGAAGGTGCTGAAAAGGACCCGCGGGTCGTCCATGTGGATGatagcagcaacaacaacagcaccaGGGAGTAG
- a CDS encoding Zn(2)-C6 fungal-type domain-containing protein encodes MSDVEASQATSRRHITTACARCRESKIKCDGKRPICGICSSKNRDCSYNVRMDKRRISLRRAVEVFSRRVSQLEACLHHQDIEIPAPIEEDSVMLQYLTESYGDSLPIPEKEVAPEMPELSQAMPLGENIAQSSTFEGDGAANLQSDASISTDTIKTPMTLSGDMTDQIRVGYSTSSSHQLPMDTNIDADFIWYMSTLPSLSAGIGDRLVGPLPISLGGENPTTLQDDHGSSDPSAAAPLPDDDEEHAEEEDSAEVSHQFSERLGTLLLNANGEWRFYGATSNLHLVHGDFGHDFPDFSRRKSVQAILDTAGVGHAVDQQLINHLITLYFTWQNPSLRVVDQAAFEIARDEFLLSPKEDGLYCEFLVNAMCAVGASFERRKHPELPAPLSDFFANRAKSLLDSELDKPRLSTVQALAILSTHEGGATRDTRGWLYSGMAMRLAFDLGLHIDPTPYVASGRMSDIEARVRNVTFWGIFATDRMWGFYLGRPFHNTLENVTLKRPSEDSITHPITFWTPYGTPVANQQTWPDTQELIASRWVALYEIMSELGYKMYCRTDVNKIELQSLAENTLHELNTWKSTLPPELVLNVDDLGAGVYLPHTLILHMQHAFCIMILHRPFVAKSYIQPYPRVGAGHEHARSMCVKSAIDIAKLIGGYKLRFSLRRANVLFVHIAFTAALILVYAAVSELENRDRTQVSAHLDICCQALAELESFGASYLAVLTGFTTFSVGFAIAPMVLAPFSEINGRYPVFTAAAIVYTTSQTVCSAATSLAGMLIARFFTGVGASVFSTMVGGFITDLWEKEDLQHANGCVHRSRHRRYRRWSPGSGSHRSFPRNEETGEAWQWVFWRMGIVTGAVSIALTMLMREIRGPVLLSRKSRALNSWYEQLEATGSYGVWVSSESPTSVQTGERQVKGCEADITSSKPAATFTTASMLLHPQAQSLKRKIIRWVVKEDEERASLFES; translated from the exons ATGTCAGATGTTGAAGCTTCCCAGGCTACGAGCCGGCGTCACATCACGACGGCCTGTGCACGATGCAGAGAGAGTAAGATTAAG TGTGACGGGAAGCGTCCCATTTGTGGTATATGCAGCAGCAAAAATCGCGATTGTTCCTACAATGTTCGTATGGACAAGCGAAG GATCTCATTGCGGCGGGCTGTTGAAGTGTTCTCGCGTCGCGTTTCTCAGTTGGAAGCATGCCTTCACCATCAAGACATCGAGATTCCCGCGCCTATCGAGGAAGACAGTGTAATGTTGCAGTATCTCACAGAGTCGTATGGAGACTCTCTGCCAATCCCTGAGAAAGAGGTCGCGCCTGAGATGCCTGAGTTGAGCCAAGCCATGCCCTTGGGTGAGAATATCGCTCAGTCCTCAACATTTGAAGGTGATGGCGCGGCAAATCTCCAGTCTGACGCGTCAATCTCGACAGACACGATCAAAACGCCTATGACACTATCCGGAGACATGACAGACCAGATTAGAGTGGGTTACAGTACATCATCATCGCATCAATTACCTATGGATACGAACATCGATGCAGATTTTATATGGTACATGTCTACCCTGCCGTCTCTGTCCGCAGGTATTGGAGATCGGCTAGTTGGTCCACTGCCAATCTCTTTGGGCGGTGAGAACCCTACAACGCTCCAGGATGACCATGGTAGTTCAGATCCCTCGGCTGCAGCTCCTCTTccagatgacgatgaagagcacgcggaggaggaggattcAGCAGAAGTCTCGCACCAATTTTCTGAGCGACTGGGGACATTGTTGCTGAATGCCAATGGGGAATGGAGATTCTACGGCGCCACGTCTAATCTTCATTTGGTCCACGGTGATTTTGGGCATGACTTTCCTGACTTTAGTCGCCGAAAAAGTGTTCAAGCCATACTTGATACTGCAGGCGTGGGCCATGCAGTTGATCAACAGCTCATCAACCACCTGATCACTCTGTACTTTACCTGGCAGAACCCGAGTCTTCGCGTGGTTGATCAGGCGGCTTTCGAAATTGCTCGCGACGAATTTCTGCTGAGCCCCAAAGAGGACGGACTCTATTGCGAGTTTCTTGTGAATGCGAT GTGCGCTGTTGGAGCATCGTTCGAGCGACGCAAACATCCAGAACTCCCGGCTCCGTTGAGTGACTTCTTCGCTAATCGGGCAAAGAGTCTTCTGGACTCGGAGTTGGACAAACCTCGACTTAGCACTGTTCAGGCCCTTGCTATTCTAAGCACCCATGAAGGAGGAGCTACCCGTGATACACGAGGTTGGTTGTATAGCG GTATGGCTATGAGGCTTGCCTTTGACTTAGGTCTCCATATTGATCCGACACCGTATGTCGCAAGTGGCAGAATGTCAGATATCGAAGCCCGGGTCCGAAACGTCACGTTCTGGGGAATATTCGCCACGGATCGGATGTGGGGTTTCTATCTCGGCAGACCGTTTCATAATACACTCGAGAACGTTACTCTAAAGCGGCCTTCTGAAGACTCTATCACACATCCCATCACCTTTTGGACACCGTATGGGACTCCGGTTGCAAACCAACAAACGTGGCCAGATACACAGGAACTCATCGCGAGTAGATGGGTCGCGTTGTATGAGATCATGTCGGAGCTTGGATACAAGAT GTACTGCAGGACGGATGTCAACAAGATTGAACTGCAGTCTTTGGCTGAAAACACCCTCCATGAGCTGAACACGTGGAAATCAACCTTACCACCGGAACTGGTACTGAATGTGGATGATTTGGGTGCTGGTGTCTATCTTCCGCATACTCTGATCCTGCA TATGCAACATGCCTTTTGCATCATGATTCTTCACCGCCCCTTTGTTGCCAAAAGCTATATTCAGCCCTATCCTCGAGTTGGCGCAGGACACGAGCATGCACGGAGCATGTGCGTAAAATCTGCCATCGACATTGCTAAGCTGATTGGAGGCTATAAACTCCGCTTCTCTCTGCGTCGTGCGAATGTCTTGTTCGTCCATATAGCATTCACGGCAGCCCTGATCTTGGTCTACGCCGCTGTATCAGAGCTGGAGAACCGTGATAGAACTCAAGTATCTGCGCATCTGGATATTTGCTGCCAGGCATTGGCTGAGCTTG AATCCTTCGGGGCCTCGTACCTGGCCGTGTTGACGGGCTTCACGACATTCTCCGTCGGCTTTGCCATCGCCCCTATGGTGCTAGCCCCTTTCTCCGAGATCAACGGCCGTTATCCGGTCTTTACCGCTGCAGCCATCGTGTACACTACTTCTCAAACTGTGTGTAGCGCGGCCACCTCTCTCGCGGGCATGTTGATCGCGCGCTTCTTCACGGGTGTCGGCGCCAGCGTGTTCAGCACCATGGTTGGCGGCTTCATCACCGATCtctgggagaaggaggacctGCAACATGCCAATGGCTGTGTTCATCGGAGTAGGCATCGCAGGTACAGGCGCTGGTCTCCTGGCAGCGGCAGCCATCGTTCATTTCCGCGTAACGAGGAGACCGGCGAGGCCTGGCAGTGGGTGTTTTGGCGCATGGGCATCGTGACTGGCGCTGTGTCCATTGCGCTCACGATGCTGATGCGTGAGATTCGAGGGCCTGTATTGCTTTCGAGAAAATCCAGGGCGCTGAACAGCTGGTATGAACAATTGGAGGCGACTGGATCGTATGGTGTCTGGGTCTCGAGTGAGTCCCCTACCAGTGTACAGACTGGAGAAAGACAGGTCAAGGGCTGTGAAGCCGATATCACATCCAGTAAACCAGCAGCAACCTTCACCACTGCCTCGATGTTATTGCATCCACAAGCACAATCCCTGAAACGCAAAATAATACGCTGGGTCGtcaaggaggatgaggagcgaGCCTCTCTGTTCGAGTCATGA